From Pyxicephalus adspersus chromosome 7, UCB_Pads_2.0, whole genome shotgun sequence, a single genomic window includes:
- the ALDOA gene encoding fructose-bisphosphate aldolase A, whose protein sequence is MPTEYPALTTEQKKELHEIAQRIVAPGKGILAADESTGSIAKRLESIGVENTEENRRFYRQLLFCTDDRVNPCIGGVITFHETLYHKTDNGTPFTKVIKDKGAVVGIKVDKGVVLLAGTNGETTTQGLDGLSERCAQYKKDGADFAKWRCVLKISEHTPSRLAIIENANVLARYASICQQNGIVPIVEPEVLPDGDHDLKRCQYVTEKVLAAVYKALSDHHVYLEGTLLKPNMVTPGHACTKKYAPEEVAIATVTALRRTVPPAVSGITFLSGGQSEEEATIHLNAINKCPLHKPWPLTFSFGRALQASALKAWGGKKENVKNAQEEYTKRALANSLACQGKYVPSGQAGAAAGESLFVSNHAY, encoded by the exons GCAGTATTGCCAAGCGCCTGGAGTCCATTGGTGTAGAGAACACAGAGGAGAACCGCCGTTTCTACCGTCAGCTGCTCTTCTGCACCGACGACAGAGTGAACCCTTGCATTGGTGGCGTCATCACCTTCCACGAGACTCTCTACCACAAGACAGACAATGGCACCCCATTCACCAAGGTCATCAAAGACAAGGGTGCAGTTGTAGGAATCAAG GTCGACAAAGGTGTTGTCCTTCTGGCTGGAACCAACGGAGAGACCACAACACAGG gTCTGGATGGCCTGTCTGAGCGTTGTGCCCAGTACAAGAAGGACGGAGCTGACTTTGCCAAGTGGCGTTGTGTGCTGAAGATCTCTGAACACACCCCCTCTCGTCTCGCCATAATTGAGAATGCCAACGTGCTCGCTCGCTATGCCAGCATTTGCCAACAG AATGGTATTGTCCCAATTGTGGAGCCTGAAGTTCTCCCCGATGGTGACCACGATCTGAAGAGGTGCCAATATGTTACTGAGAAG GTCCTGGCAGCTGTGTACAAGGCCCTCAGCGACCACCACGTCTACCTGGAGGGAACTCTCCTGAAACCCAACATGGTGACCCCTGGCCATGCCTGCACCAAGAAATATGCCCCTGAGGAAGTTGCCATTGCAACAGTCACTGCCCTGAGGCGCACCGTGCCACCTGCAGTCTCTG GCATTACCTTCCTGTCTGGAGGTCAGAGTGAGGAAGAGGCAACTATTCACCTGAACGCCATCAACAAGTGCCCCCTGCACAAGCCCTGGCCCCTGACCTTCTCTTTCGGCCGTGCCCTCCAGGCCTCCGCTCTTAAAGCCTGGGGTGGAAAGAAGGAAAACGTTAAGAACGCCCAGGAGGAATACACTAAGCGTGCACTG gcCAACAGCCTGGCTTGCCAAGGAAAATACGTGCCCTCTGGCCAAGCTGGTGCTGCCGCCGGAGAGTCCCTCTTCGTTTCCAACCATGCCTATTAA